The following nucleotide sequence is from Mycobacterium sp. ELW1.
GCCAGCCTCGCCGTCTTGTTCGGCATTGACGCAGCCGCCGGGGTGTCGGCATGACCGACACCACCACCCCGGCCCCAGCGGTCGTGGGCAAGCTCTCCACCCTGGATCGGTTCCTGCCGCTGTGGATCGGCGCGGCGATGGTCGCCGGGTTGCTGCTGGGCCGCTGGGTTCCCGGCTTGAACACCGCGCTGGAAAGCGTTCAGCTGGACGGGATTTCACTACCCATCGCTCTTGGCCTGCTCATCATGATGTACCCGGTGCTGGCCAAGGTCCGCTACGACCGCCTCGACACCGTCACCGGCGACCGCAAGCTGCTGCTGTCCTCACTGGTCCTGAACTGGGTGCTCGGCCCCGCGCTGATGTTCGCGCTCGCGTGGCTGCTGCTGCCCGACCTGCCCGAATACCGGACCGGCCTGATCATCGTCGGCCTGGCCCGCTGCATCGCCATGGTCATCATCTGGAACGACCTGGCCTGCGGCGACCGGGAAGCCGCCGCCGTCCTCGTGGCGCTCAACTCGATCTTCCAGGTCATCATGTTCGCCCTGCTGGGCTGGTTCTATCTGTCGGTGCTGCCCGGCTGGCTCGGCCTGGAACAGACCACCATCGACACCTCCCCGTGGCAGATCGCCAAGTCCGTGCTCATATTTCTGGGCATCCCGCTGCTGGCCGGCTACCTGTCGCGCCGGCTCGGCGAGAAAACCAAGGGCCGTGACTGGTACGAGGCCAAGTTCCTGCCCCGGATCGGGCCGTGGGCGCTCTACGGGCTGCTGTTCACTATCGTGATTCTCTTTGCGCTGCAAGGCGACCAGATCACCCACCAACCGTTCGACGTCGCCCGCATCGCCCTGCCGCTACTAGCGTACTTCGCGATCATGTGGGGCGGAGGCTACCTGCTCGGCACCATGCTCGATCTCGGTTATGAGCGCACCACCACCCTGGCGTTCACCGCCGCGGGCAACAACTTCGAACTCGCCATCGCCGTCGCGATCGCCACCTACGGCGCCACCTCCGGCCAAGCCCTGGCCGGCGTCGTCGGCCCGTTGATCGAAGTCCCGGTCCTGGTCGGGTTGGTCTACGTGTCCTTGGCGTTGCGCAACCGGTTCCACCACCACACCTCCCAACACCTTCCTGCCGACGGCTCGACGACGAGAACGGAACCCAATCCATGACTGACAGCCCCGTCACCCACGAGCTTCGCCACGATCTGTCCATCGACCAGCAACTCGCCCTGAAAACCGCGGCGACCCGGCTGGGCGGTGAGTTCGATGGCACCTTCGGTACCGAAACCATCGAACGGTTCTTGCATTCGTCCTACGACCAGTTCGCCGGCCGGGCCACCATTCCGAACTTCCTGCCGCTGTTGGCCGAACGGTTCGCCCGCCAACGCCTGCACGCCCTGGCGAGAGTGGAAGGAAAGATCAGCGACGGCAAACCGACCGTGTTGTTCCTGTGCACCCACAACGCCGGCCGCTCGCAGATGGCGCTGGGCTACTTCACCCACCTGGCCGGTGACCGGGCCGTCGCCTGGTCCGGTGGATCCGAACCCGGCAACGAGATCAACCCCGCCGCGATCGCTGCCATGCACGAAGTCGGTATCGACATCACTGGCGAATACCCCAAACCCTGGACCGACGAAATTGTGCAGGCGGCCGACGTCGTCATCACCATGGGCTGCGGGGACGCCTGCCCGATCTTCCCCGGGAAACGCTACGAGAACTGGGAACTGCCCGACCCCGCCGGCCAGGGCCTCGACGCCGTCCGCCCGATCCGCGACGACATCGAAGAACGCGTCCACCGTTTGTTGGCCGACCTGAACGTGCCCGTCACCCGGTAGCCGCGAAAACCTCAAGGGAACACACCGAATATGGCTGACACATCAGTGTTGTTCGTCTGCGTCAGTAACGCCGGAAAATCGGTCATGGCCGCCGGGCTCATGCGCCAGATCGCCGGACCGACCATCCACGTCAGCTCGGCGGGCACCCGCGCCAAGACCGCCGTCAACGACCTCTCGGTACAAGCCTTGGCAGAAGTCGGCGTCGACATCAGCGACCATCAGCCCGCCCAACTCACCGCGCAGATGCTCGACGACGCCGACCTGGTCGTCATCGTCGGCAGCCAAGCCCACCTCGACGAGTACTGTCCCGGCGTCACCATCCAGCGGTGGGATACCGACGAACCCTCCTTGCGCGGCATCGACGGAATCGACCGCATGCGAATCATCCGCGACGACATCACCACGCGCGTCCAGGCCTTGGCCGCCAACCTTTCCACCGCGATCACACCACCCACCGGCCAGCCATCCCGATCCAACGCGCGTATTGAGCGAAGCTAGATGTATGCGTGTGGAACTTCTCACGAGCCCGGGATGTCCGAATGCAGCGGCGGCTCGGCGCTTGCTCGCCGAGTGTCTGTCTGAGGTTGATATCGCTGAAGATGTGGTGGTGGAAAGGGTCGGTGGATATCCATCGCCAACAGTGCTCGTTGATGGTATGGATGTCATGAAGCCGGGCACTGAGCTGGCAGCTGATGCGTGCCGATTGGACCTTCCGACCAGGGATCGCGTGCTGGCGGCGCTTCGGAGTGCGACGCCGTTGACGTGATCGATCCGGGGTCTTACCCCGATGTTGCGGCCCCGAGTTCAGCTGGCTGCCGTGGTCTTCTGGTTGCGGGTGTGGGCCAGCCGGTGGGAGTCGGTTCCGGTTTCGATGATGGTGCCCCCGAGGGGCTTGGTGCGTCCGGCGCGCACGCCGTTGGCGATGACGACGATTTCGGCGAGTTCGTGCACCGCGACGACCGCGGCCAGCCCGAGGACACCGGTGAGGGCGAGCGGAATGAGCACCGTAATCAATGCCAGTGAGAGGCCGACGTTTTGCAGCATGATCCGCCTCGCGCGCCGCGCGTGGGCCAGTGCTTGGGTGAGGTGGCGCAGGTCTTCACCCATCAGCGCGACGTCGGCGGTTTCGATGGCCACGTCGGTGCCCATCGCGCCCATGGCGATACCCAAATCGGCAGTGGCCAGGGCCGGGGCGTCGTTGACGCCGTCACCGACCATGGCCGTCGAGGAACGTTGGCGCATTTGACCAATTAGCGCGGCTTTGTCTTCGGGCCGCAGATCGGCATGCACGACCTCGATGCCCACCTGCTTGGCCAATGCGTGGGCGGTCGCTTGGTTGTCACCGGTGAGCATGGCCACCTGATACCCGCCGCGGCGCAGCTGGGCGACGACGTGGGCGGCTTCGGGCCGCAGCTCATCGCGCACCGCGACTGCCCCGATGATCTGGTCGTTGTCTTCGATGAGCACGGCGGTGGCGCCGGCGGCCTGCATGGCCGCGACCTGGCCGGCCAGCGGGCCGGGGTCAAGCCAGCCGGGGCGGCCCAGCCGCAATCGACGGCCATCCCGCGCGCCGGTCAACCCGGCACCGGTGACCGCCTGCACGTCATCAGCCGGTTGCACGGGGCCCTGCGCGGCGGCGAGAATCGCTGCCGCGAGGGGGTGTTCGCTGCGGGCCTCCAACGCCGCCGCCACATCCAGCACGTGCTCGCGGGTGGCGCCGTTGGTGGTGGCGACGTCGATGACGGTGGGTGCGTTGGCGGTCAGGGTGCCTGTCTTGTCCAGCGCGATCGTGCGGACCGCGCCCAGGGCTTCCAGCGCCGCCCCGCCCTTGACCAAGACACCGAGCTTGCTAGCCGCGCCGATCGCGGCGACCACCGTGACCGGCACCGAGATCGCCAGCGCGCAAGGAGAGGCCGCCACCAACACCACCAGGGCACGTTCGATCCACACCAGCGGATCGCCCAACACGCTGCCGATGGCGGCGATGAGGACCGCGGCGATCATGATCGCGGGGACCAGGGGTTTGGCGATGCGGTCGGCCAGGCGCTGGGCTTCGCCCTTGCGGGACTGCTCGGCCTCCACGATCGCCACGATGCGGGCCAACGAGTTGTCAGCAGCAGTGGACGTGACCTCAACCTCCAGCACGCTGGTGCCGTTGATCGACCCGGCGAACACCTCATCACCGGGCCCGGCCTCTACCGGCACGGATTCGCCGGTGATGGCCGAAACATCCAGCGCCGTGCGCCCCGACACGATCGTGCCGTCGGTGGCGACGCGTTCGCCGGGCTTGACCAGCATCCGGTCACCCACCGCCAACTCTGCTGGGGCGATGGTGGTTTCGGTACCGTCGCGGAGCACGGTGGCCTCATCGGGCACCAGCGACAACAACGCCCGCAGACCTCGGCGGGTGCGGGCGAGGGAGTATTCTTCGAGGCCCTCGCTGATGGAGAACAGGAACGCCAGCATGGCGGCCTCGCCGACCTCGCCGAGGATCACCGCGCCGACCGCGGCGATCGTCATCAGCGTGCCGACCCCGATCTTGCCCTGCGCCAGCCGGCGCAGCGTCGAAGGCACGAACGTGTAGGCACCGATCACCAAGGCGAGCGCATACAGGCCGATTTCGACCGCATGGGGGCCGCCGGACCAGCCGACCACATAGCCGGCCAAAAGCACCACGCCCGCCACCGCGGCGGCGCGCAGTTCGGTGATCTCCCAAAGCCGTTCGGGTTCCTGCTCGTCCTCGCCGGGGCGGTCGTCGCTGCCGCAGCCGCACGCCTCACTCATCGCGCAACCTTCTTCCGCTCAGTCGGGTGGCCGTAGTTGGGGCACAACGCCACCGCGTTGCCGGTGGCCTCCAAGACAGCTTCGGCGGCCCGCAACATGTCCAGTAGTTCCGGGCGGGCCAGCCGATACACCGAGGCGCGGCCCTGCGGCCGGAAATCCACCAGCCCGCAGTCGCGCAGGCACGCCAGATGCGCCGACACCGTCGACTGCGCCAACCCCAACTCGCCGGTCAGATCCACCACCCGCGCCTCACCGACCGCCAGCCGGCGCAGGATCGCCAACCGGGTGCCATCCGAGAGGCTGTGAAACAACGCCGTCGCCGCATCCACATTCCCGCACATCGCGGGATCGACCGAACCACTTTTCATCGCCACACGACGATGATAGCGTCCAACACTATTGATCGGTCAACCCCGCCAACATCGATACAACCCGATGGATGAGGACGCAGGGCGGGGACGGGCCGACCGGGAAGGAGCAGGCGATGGCACTGACTGCACTGGGCCTGTTCGCGATGTTGATGCTGGTGATCGGGGCCTGTCGGCGCCGGATCCAGCTGGCCCGCATCGGCGACAGCGGCAACCGGCGGGGTTGGCGGCCCGACGGCACCCTGGAATGGTGGGCGCTCGCGCTCGCCGACGTGGGCTATCTGCTGGTCGGCGTCGGCGCCCCAGCGGCGGCCCTGGCCGGGCTCGCCCCACTGCGTTTCGCCGACCATCTGCTGGTTCATGCGACTGGGATCGCGGTTGCGGTGGTGGGCATCGGGCTGACCTTGCAGGCCCAGCTGGGGTTGGGGGCCTCGTGGCGGATCGGGGTTGATGAGACCGAACGCACCGAGCTGGTCACCGGCGGCCCGTTCGCGATTGTGCGCAACCCGATCTTCACCACACTGCTGCTCACCCTGACCGGCCTGACGCTGATGGTGCCCAACCCGATAGCGATCGCCGGCCTGCTGATCGCGATCGCCGGCATCCAGCTGCAGGTGCGCGAAGTGGAAGAGCCCTACCTGCGCCGCGTCCACGGCCACACCTACCGCGACTACACCACCCGAGTGGGGCGCTTCCTACCGTGGCTCGGCCGCACCAGAGATGAGACCAATGATGCTGCCCGACACTACACCTGACTTCGACACGGTCGAGGCGACGGCGGCGTTTGTCGACCTGGCCGGCTACAGCATCCTCACCGAAATCTGCGGCGACCACGAAGCCGCCCAGCTCGCCGCGCGCTTGCCGACCTGGCACAGGCTGCACTACAACCGGGCGTGAGGCTGGTGAAGACGATCGGGGACGCGGTCATGTTGACCGCCGACACACCCACCCAGATGCTGGCCACCCTCACCGACCTGGCAGAGCAGGTCGCCGGCGAGGACGGGTTCCTGGCGCTGCGCGCCGGAATCCATCACGGACCCGTCATCGCCCGCGGCGGCGACGTGTTCGGCCACACCGTCAACATCGCCGCCCGCATCACCGCACTCGCCGGGGCCGGCCACGCCGTGATCACCGACCCGATCGCGGCTGCCGCTACCCGACAAGGCCTGTCCACCCCAGCGATCGGTGCTCCGCCGCTGCGCAGCATCACCACCCCGATTCCGCTACACACGCTGGCCCTGACCGAGGCCCGCTACCCCCGCGACCCGGTCTGCGGCATGCGGATCAACCCGGAAACCGCCCGGGCGCGACGCCGCTACCAGGACCGGGATTGGTGGTTCTGCTCGACCGACTGCGCCCACCAATTCACCACCACCCCAAGCACTTACACATCGACACTCCCGGTCACCGCCAGTGAACGGCAGCCGACATGAGCCGCCCCTGGGGCCGCAACCGGCTCAAATTCGCCCTGGCCGGACCGCTGTTCGAAGCCGGCAACCGGTTCATCCCCGGCCGACCCCATGACCGGCTCGCCCAGCTCGTCGCCGACCAGAAACCGAAACGAGTGCTCGAACTGTGCGGCGGCACCGGCTACGCCGCCCGCCTGCTCGCCCGCAAATCCCCGAGCACACGAGTGGATTGCCTCGACATCTCCCCGGAAATGCTGGCCGTCGGCCGCCGCTACCTCACCCGCGCCGGGATCGGTACCGTGGCGCTGCATGAAGGTGACGCCGCCGCACTGCCGTTCGGCAATGACACCTTCGACGTGGTGATGAGCGTGTTCGGCTGGCACGAACTGCCCACCGACATCCGCCACCGCGCCATCGACGAAGCCATCCGCGTTCTACGTCTCGCCGGCCAGGTCATCGCCATCGACCTCGACCCACCACCCACCGCCCGCACCATCTTCGAGACCTACATGCGGCTCGCCGAACGACCCCACGCCCGCGACGTCCTGGGCACCGGCCTGGCCGACGCATTCACCGCACACGGACTGGCCGTCACCACCCATCTGCGCGCGCGCAGCTGGGCCGCCCCGTTCCAGATCGTCCACGCCCACAAAAGAGGTATCTGAATGGCGCGCACCAGCCGCATCCTGCTCACCGCGTTCGTCATCGCCGCCATGGCGATCGGGGCGCTGGTCTACCTGTCAGTGCGCGACCGCGACTCGACCACCACGGCACAGCCCGATACCGGCGAGGCCGGGCAGGTGGTGCGCGAGAACAGCCACCGACTCAACACGGTGCCCGACAGCACGGTGACGTTCGTGGAGTTTCTCGACTTCGAATGCGAGGGCTGCCGCGCGGTCTACCCAGAGATCGAAAAAGCGCGGGCCGAATACGGCGACCGGGTGAATTTCGTGATCCGCTACTTCCCGCTGCAAGCCCACGTCAACGCCGAGCGGGCCGCCCGCGCGGTGGAAGCCGCCGCCCAGCAAGGCCAACTGGAGGCGATGTATCGCAAAATGTATGACACCCAAGCCCAGTGGGGTGAAAAGCAAACCCCAGCCGATGACGTATTCCGCGGATTCGCAACAGAACTCGGCCTGGACATGGCCGAGTTCGACGCGGCCTACGCCAATCCCGCCACCCTCGAACGCATCCAACTCGACATGGCCGACGGCCGCGCCTTGGGCGTGCAGGGCACCCCGACCTTCTTCCTCAACGACACCCGCATCCAGCCACACAGCTATGAAGACCTAGCCCAGGCCTTCGATCAAGCGCTCGC
It contains:
- a CDS encoding YHS domain-containing protein → MKTIGDAVMLTADTPTQMLATLTDLAEQVAGEDGFLALRAGIHHGPVIARGGDVFGHTVNIAARITALAGAGHAVITDPIAAAATRQGLSTPAIGAPPLRSITTPIPLHTLALTEARYPRDPVCGMRINPETARARRRYQDRDWWFCSTDCAHQFTTTPSTYTSTLPVTASERQPT
- a CDS encoding arsenate reductase ArsC; this encodes MTDSPVTHELRHDLSIDQQLALKTAATRLGGEFDGTFGTETIERFLHSSYDQFAGRATIPNFLPLLAERFARQRLHALARVEGKISDGKPTVLFLCTHNAGRSQMALGYFTHLAGDRAVAWSGGSEPGNEINPAAIAAMHEVGIDITGEYPKPWTDEIVQAADVVITMGCGDACPIFPGKRYENWELPDPAGQGLDAVRPIRDDIEERVHRLLADLNVPVTR
- a CDS encoding low molecular weight phosphatase family protein, which codes for MADTSVLFVCVSNAGKSVMAAGLMRQIAGPTIHVSSAGTRAKTAVNDLSVQALAEVGVDISDHQPAQLTAQMLDDADLVVIVGSQAHLDEYCPGVTIQRWDTDEPSLRGIDGIDRMRIIRDDITTRVQALAANLSTAITPPTGQPSRSNARIERS
- a CDS encoding thioredoxin, encoding MARTSRILLTAFVIAAMAIGALVYLSVRDRDSTTTAQPDTGEAGQVVRENSHRLNTVPDSTVTFVEFLDFECEGCRAVYPEIEKARAEYGDRVNFVIRYFPLQAHVNAERAARAVEAAAQQGQLEAMYRKMYDTQAQWGEKQTPADDVFRGFATELGLDMAEFDAAYANPATLERIQLDMADGRALGVQGTPTFFLNDTRIQPHSYEDLAQAFDQALAEN
- a CDS encoding heavy metal translocating P-type ATPase; its protein translation is MSEACGCGSDDRPGEDEQEPERLWEITELRAAAVAGVVLLAGYVVGWSGGPHAVEIGLYALALVIGAYTFVPSTLRRLAQGKIGVGTLMTIAAVGAVILGEVGEAAMLAFLFSISEGLEEYSLARTRRGLRALLSLVPDEATVLRDGTETTIAPAELAVGDRMLVKPGERVATDGTIVSGRTALDVSAITGESVPVEAGPGDEVFAGSINGTSVLEVEVTSTAADNSLARIVAIVEAEQSRKGEAQRLADRIAKPLVPAIMIAAVLIAAIGSVLGDPLVWIERALVVLVAASPCALAISVPVTVVAAIGAASKLGVLVKGGAALEALGAVRTIALDKTGTLTANAPTVIDVATTNGATREHVLDVAAALEARSEHPLAAAILAAAQGPVQPADDVQAVTGAGLTGARDGRRLRLGRPGWLDPGPLAGQVAAMQAAGATAVLIEDNDQIIGAVAVRDELRPEAAHVVAQLRRGGYQVAMLTGDNQATAHALAKQVGIEVVHADLRPEDKAALIGQMRQRSSTAMVGDGVNDAPALATADLGIAMGAMGTDVAIETADVALMGEDLRHLTQALAHARRARRIMLQNVGLSLALITVLIPLALTGVLGLAAVVAVHELAEIVVIANGVRAGRTKPLGGTIIETGTDSHRLAHTRNQKTTAAS
- a CDS encoding metalloregulator ArsR/SmtB family transcription factor, which produces MKSGSVDPAMCGNVDAATALFHSLSDGTRLAILRRLAVGEARVVDLTGELGLAQSTVSAHLACLRDCGLVDFRPQGRASVYRLARPELLDMLRAAEAVLEATGNAVALCPNYGHPTERKKVAR
- a CDS encoding isoprenylcysteine carboxylmethyltransferase family protein, with protein sequence MALTALGLFAMLMLVIGACRRRIQLARIGDSGNRRGWRPDGTLEWWALALADVGYLLVGVGAPAAALAGLAPLRFADHLLVHATGIAVAVVGIGLTLQAQLGLGASWRIGVDETERTELVTGGPFAIVRNPIFTTLLLTLTGLTLMVPNPIAIAGLLIAIAGIQLQVREVEEPYLRRVHGHTYRDYTTRVGRFLPWLGRTRDETNDAARHYT
- a CDS encoding class I SAM-dependent methyltransferase — protein: MSRPWGRNRLKFALAGPLFEAGNRFIPGRPHDRLAQLVADQKPKRVLELCGGTGYAARLLARKSPSTRVDCLDISPEMLAVGRRYLTRAGIGTVALHEGDAAALPFGNDTFDVVMSVFGWHELPTDIRHRAIDEAIRVLRLAGQVIAIDLDPPPTARTIFETYMRLAERPHARDVLGTGLADAFTAHGLAVTTHLRARSWAAPFQIVHAHKRGI